One Leopardus geoffroyi isolate Oge1 chromosome C1, O.geoffroyi_Oge1_pat1.0, whole genome shotgun sequence DNA segment encodes these proteins:
- the CC1H2orf72 gene encoding uncharacterized protein C2orf72 homolog isoform X3, translating to MERELEELAARPPRPAEPPFQALVEAAGGRGQVLLVGELWEREQSRALLRDFARAVFPPEPGAGKPGGAGPGAPGAGAPGAQRPPGTAGARAIRSPLVFVLCRASSLTAREPRRRLREMLRDVRGRRRAGAALVGVLVAEAGPEDAVAAGLRLLEALLRAVFGRQAGGPVQAAAYRPGHPASSLAVQAAACRALQAAGPARAVAGAWERPGLPALLACFSWGPWSRGKDPDATSPSDPAQG from the exons ATGGAGCGCGAGCTGGAGGAGCTGGCGGCGCGGCCCCCGCGCCCGGCCGAGCCGCCCTTCCAGGCGCTGGTGGAGGCGGCGGGCGGCCGCGGGCAGGTGCTGCTGGTGGGCGAGCTGTGGGAGCGCGAGCAGAGCCGCGCACTGCTGCGGGACTTCGCCCGGGCCGTCTTCCCGCCGGAGCCAGGCGCGGGCAAGCCCGGCGGCGCGGGGCCCGGGGCGCCGGGGGCCGGGGCGCCGGGGGCGCAGAGGCCGCCCGGGACGGCGGGGGCGCGCGCCATCCGCTCGCCGCTCGTCTTCGTGCTGTGCCGCGCGTCCTCGCTGACCGCCCGCGAGCCGCGGCGCCGCCTGCGGGAGATGCTGCGGGACGTGCGCGGCCGGCGGCGGGCCGGCGCGGCGCTGGTCGGGGTGCTGGTGGCCGAGGCCGGGCCCGAGGACGCGGTGGCGGCGGGGCTGCGGCTCCTGGAGGCGCTCCTGCGCGCGGTGTTCGGCCGCCAGGCGGGGGGCCCGGTGCAGGCGGCCGCCTACCGCCCCGGCCACCCGGCCTCCAGCTTGGCCGTCCAGGCGGCCGCCTGCAGAGCGCTGCAAGCTGCGGGGCCCGCGCGAGCAG TGGCAGGAGCCTGGGAGAGACCCGGCCTCCCAGCACTGCTGGCGTGCTTTTCTTGGGGTCCCTGGAGCCGGGGGAAGGACCCAGATGCCACCTCCCCCAGTGACCCAGCTCAGG GATAA
- the CC1H2orf72 gene encoding uncharacterized protein C2orf72 homolog isoform X1 has protein sequence MERELEELAARPPRPAEPPFQALVEAAGGRGQVLLVGELWEREQSRALLRDFARAVFPPEPGAGKPGGAGPGAPGAGAPGAQRPPGTAGARAIRSPLVFVLCRASSLTAREPRRRLREMLRDVRGRRRAGAALVGVLVAEAGPEDAVAAGLRLLEALLRAVFGRQAGGPVQAAAYRPGHPASSLAVQAAACRALQAAGPARAVAGAWERPGLPALLACFSWGPWSRGKDPDATSPSDPAQDHLQDPEEELALTDVFPNGECEDPRKGLRACDGFVHAPAEPAGDSR, from the exons ATGGAGCGCGAGCTGGAGGAGCTGGCGGCGCGGCCCCCGCGCCCGGCCGAGCCGCCCTTCCAGGCGCTGGTGGAGGCGGCGGGCGGCCGCGGGCAGGTGCTGCTGGTGGGCGAGCTGTGGGAGCGCGAGCAGAGCCGCGCACTGCTGCGGGACTTCGCCCGGGCCGTCTTCCCGCCGGAGCCAGGCGCGGGCAAGCCCGGCGGCGCGGGGCCCGGGGCGCCGGGGGCCGGGGCGCCGGGGGCGCAGAGGCCGCCCGGGACGGCGGGGGCGCGCGCCATCCGCTCGCCGCTCGTCTTCGTGCTGTGCCGCGCGTCCTCGCTGACCGCCCGCGAGCCGCGGCGCCGCCTGCGGGAGATGCTGCGGGACGTGCGCGGCCGGCGGCGGGCCGGCGCGGCGCTGGTCGGGGTGCTGGTGGCCGAGGCCGGGCCCGAGGACGCGGTGGCGGCGGGGCTGCGGCTCCTGGAGGCGCTCCTGCGCGCGGTGTTCGGCCGCCAGGCGGGGGGCCCGGTGCAGGCGGCCGCCTACCGCCCCGGCCACCCGGCCTCCAGCTTGGCCGTCCAGGCGGCCGCCTGCAGAGCGCTGCAAGCTGCGGGGCCCGCGCGAGCAG TGGCAGGAGCCTGGGAGAGACCCGGCCTCCCAGCACTGCTGGCGTGCTTTTCTTGGGGTCCCTGGAGCCGGGGGAAGGACCCAGATGCCACCTCCCCCAGTGACCCAGCTCAGG ATCACCTCCAGGATCCTGAGGAGGAGCTGGCCCTGACAGACGTGTTTCCCAATGGAGAATGCGAGGACCCCAGAAAGGGGCTGAGAGCCTGTGATGGATTTGTCCACGCTCCAGCTGAGCCCGCTGGAGACTCAAGATGA
- the CC1H2orf72 gene encoding uncharacterized protein C2orf72 homolog isoform X2: MERELEELAARPPRPAEPPFQALVEAAGGRGQVLLVGELWEREQSRALLRDFARAVFPPEPGAGKPGGAGPGAPGAGAPGAQRPPGTAGARAIRSPLVFVLCRASSLTAREPRRRLREMLRDVRGRRRAGAALVGVLVAEAGPEDAVAAGLRLLEALLRAVFGRQAGGPVQAAAYRPGHPASSLAVQAAACRALQAAGPARADHLQDPEEELALTDVFPNGECEDPRKGLRACDGFVHAPAEPAGDSR, from the exons ATGGAGCGCGAGCTGGAGGAGCTGGCGGCGCGGCCCCCGCGCCCGGCCGAGCCGCCCTTCCAGGCGCTGGTGGAGGCGGCGGGCGGCCGCGGGCAGGTGCTGCTGGTGGGCGAGCTGTGGGAGCGCGAGCAGAGCCGCGCACTGCTGCGGGACTTCGCCCGGGCCGTCTTCCCGCCGGAGCCAGGCGCGGGCAAGCCCGGCGGCGCGGGGCCCGGGGCGCCGGGGGCCGGGGCGCCGGGGGCGCAGAGGCCGCCCGGGACGGCGGGGGCGCGCGCCATCCGCTCGCCGCTCGTCTTCGTGCTGTGCCGCGCGTCCTCGCTGACCGCCCGCGAGCCGCGGCGCCGCCTGCGGGAGATGCTGCGGGACGTGCGCGGCCGGCGGCGGGCCGGCGCGGCGCTGGTCGGGGTGCTGGTGGCCGAGGCCGGGCCCGAGGACGCGGTGGCGGCGGGGCTGCGGCTCCTGGAGGCGCTCCTGCGCGCGGTGTTCGGCCGCCAGGCGGGGGGCCCGGTGCAGGCGGCCGCCTACCGCCCCGGCCACCCGGCCTCCAGCTTGGCCGTCCAGGCGGCCGCCTGCAGAGCGCTGCAAGCTGCGGGGCCCGCGCGAGCAG ATCACCTCCAGGATCCTGAGGAGGAGCTGGCCCTGACAGACGTGTTTCCCAATGGAGAATGCGAGGACCCCAGAAAGGGGCTGAGAGCCTGTGATGGATTTGTCCACGCTCCAGCTGAGCCCGCTGGAGACTCAAGATGA